The sequence atagatATTTATCAGTAAGTATCCTGcatgtgtaacagtaaacactgtaAAAATTCCTGACCAATACAagacataactaaataaaatgtattatagatatttatcagtaagtgtcctacatgtgtaacagtaaacactgtaAAAAGTCCTGACCAATACAagacataactaaataaaatatattatagatatttatcagtaagtgtcctacatgtgtaacagtaaacactgtaAAAAGTCCTGACCAATACAagacataactaaataaaatgtattacagatatttatcagtaagtgtcctacatgtgtaacagtaaacactgtaGAAAGTCCTGACCAATACAagacataactaaataaaatgtattacagatatttatcagtaagtgtcctacatgtgtaacagtaaacactgtaAAAAGTCCTGACCAATACAagacataactaaataaaatatcttatagatatttatcagtaagtatcctacatgtgtaacagtaaacactgtaAAAATTCCTGACCAATACAagacataactaaataaaatatattatagatatttataagtAAGTATCCTAcatgtgtaacagtaaacactgtaAAAAGTCCTGACCAATACAagacataactaaataaaatatattatagatatttatcagtaagtatcctacatgtgtaacagtaaacactgtaAAAATTCCTGACCAATACAagacataattaaataaaatgtattatagatATTTATCAGTAAGTATCCTACATGTATAAGAGTAAACACTGTAAAAATTCCTGACCAATACAagatataactaaataaaatgtattatagatatttatcagtaagtgtcctacatgtgtaacagtaaacactgtaAAAAGTCCTGACCAATACAagacataactaaataaaatgtattatagatatttatcagtaagtatcctacatgtgtaacagtaaacactgtaAAAATTCCTGACCAATACAagacataactaaataaaatgtattacagatatttatcagtaagtgtcctacatgtgtaacagtaaacactgtaAAAAGTCCTGACCAATACAagacataactaaataaaatgtattatagatatttatcagtaagtatcctacatgtgtaacagtaaacactgtaAAAAGTCCTGACCAATACAagacataactaaataaaatatattatagatatttatcagtaagtatcctacatgtgtaacagtaaacactgtaAAAATTCCTGACCAATACAagacataactaaataaaatatattatagatatttataagtAAGTATCCTAcatgtgtaacagtaaacactgtaATAAGTCCTGACCAATACAagacataactaaataaaatatattatagatatttatcagtaagtatcctacatgtgtaacagtaaacactttaaaaattcCTGACCAATACAagacataattaaataaaatgtattatagatatttatcagtaagtatcctacatgtgtaacagtaaacactgtaAAAAGTCCTGACCAATACAagacataactaaataaaatgtattatagatatttatcagtaagtatcctacatgtgtaacagtaaacactgtaAAAAGTCCTGACCAATACAagacataactaaataaaatatattatagatatttatcaTTAAGTATCCTAcatgtgtaacagtaaacactgtaAAAATTCCTGACCAATACAAGagataactaaataaaatgtattatagatatttatcagtaagtatcctacatgtgtaacagtaaacactgtaAAAATTCCTGACCAATACAagacataactaaataaaatgtattatagatatttatcagtaagtatcctacatgtgtaacagtaaacactgtaAAAATTCCTGACCAATACAagacataattaaataaaatgtattatagatATTTATCAGTAAGTATCCTACATGTATAAGAGTAAACACTGTAAAAATTCCTGACCAATACAagatataactaaataaaatgtattatagatatttatcagtaagtgtcctacatgtgtaacagtaaacactgtaAAAAGTCCTGACCAATACAagacataactaaataaaatgtattatagatatttatcagtaagtatcctacatgtgtaacagtaaacactgtaAAAATCATCACTAAACCTCACACAGACTTTTAAATGTCGCCAAGAAGTGACATGGGGAGTTCATGTTCAGGTGTCACCCCCACATCCCGTTTTTCCTCTGTGCACTGAGTAGGGATACATCAGCCAGAATGTATCTTATCAGAAACACCTTCGGTGTGAAAAAAAAGAGTGCACTTCAAAAAGGATATGAGGTTCGactcaaattaaataaaaattggcaGTCAAACAGGTGGCTACACTTAAAAGCATTGATAAAACTGtacagaaaatattcattcattagttaaccaggtcatttgtttttcaacttttggTATGATGGTCGGTAAAATAACACATGCTGCTGagataactaatgaataaatgttTGCTTTAAATTACTATCAATGCCACAACTACAACTACAAGTTTGGCCACCAGTCTTCATTTTTGTCCCTTTAAGTCAGACACTGAATCTCTTTATGGCCACACCAGAGGTCTTTTTGACTAGATATTGTGACTTTCTTTCAGCAGAAACCAAATTAGAATGCAACACTTGATAGTAACTAACATTAGGTATAAAACTACAATTCTATTATTTGAAACTAACCTTTACTTCAAATAACCatccagattttttttaaaaacaaatggtgGTAGTTTTATCTCTCTAAAACAGTTAATAACTTCATTTATAGTAAAGCTATGGCAGCTAGGTTCACAGCTTCTTATacaattgttaaaaatgtttaaatcattACTGcaattattgttattcaaaacatATTCACATTAGCTTTAGGTAAGAATTACTTTCTACTTTAATCTTTTCACGAAAGACACTTATTTAACATAACACACCTACAGATATCCAGTCTTTTAACTAAAAACGTTTACCTGACATAACTCACCTAGAGACATCTAATCATTTAACTAAAGATGTTCATCTGACATAACTCACCTAGAGACATCTAATCATTTCACCAAAGACGTTTATCTGACATAACTCACCAAGAGACATCTAATCATTTAACCAAAGACGTTTATCTGACATAACTCACCTAGACATCTAATCATTTAACCAAAGACGTTTATCTGACATAACACACCTAGAGACATCTAATAATTTAACTAAAGACGTTTATCTGACATAACACACCAAGAGACACCTAATAATTTAACTAAAGACATTTATCTGACATAACACACCAAGAGACACCTAATAATTTAACTAAAGACATTTATCTGACATAACACACCAAGAGACACCTAATAATTTAACTAAAGACGTTTATCTGACATAACACACCAAGAGACACCTAATAATTTAACTAAAGACATTTATCTGACATAACACACCAAGAGACACCTAATAATTTAACTAAAGACATTTATCTGACATAACACACCAAGAGACACCTAATAATTTAACTAAAGACGTTTATCTGACATAACACACCAAGGGACACCTAATAATTTAACTAAAGACGTTTATCTGACATAACACACCAAGAGACACCTAATAATTTAACTAAAGACGTTTATCTGACATAACACACCAAGAGACACCTAATAATTTAACTAAAGACGTTTATCTGACATAACACACCAAGAGACACCTAATAATTTAACTAAAGACGTTTATCTGACATAACACACCGAGAGATCCTTCTCCTCCTTCTTCTAAAATCTGGGCAGCTTCTTCAGAAACTAAGGCAGCTCTGCCCAATAACACTGGAGTTGAACTGTCTGGTGTATTCCTAGAACTGTTAGCATTAACATCTCCATTAACGAGAGTTTCCTCTCCTCCCACTAAGACCAGTCCATAATCCTGCAAAGTGTAGCACGTAATTCAACAAAAAAATGTAGCACATGATTCAACAGGACACAAGAGTAAGTTACACAAAAAAGCATATTTTTCTCAAAAATCAAGTTGCTACAGTCAACGTTCTACTGTCAATTCCACGGAGATCAACTAGCGGTTCCTGTTCTTTATGTTCACGAGTTCTAGTATGAATGTGGCAGCAGGTTTTTAATACGGTGGAACTCTTTATTGTGAAATCAATTTAGAGAAACAGAAATATACATCATAATTCTGTAACCATTGTCTGTAATACTGGTGAAGAAATGCAACTTTGAAACCAAAGTTTAAtgtaaagaattatacacattaagaaacacattaattttaatgtaaagaattatacacattaagaaacacattaattttaaatCCATACCTTATTATCCAATTGTCAGTACAGTTAATATACCTTGACCTTTCTTAATACTTCTATTAACTCATAAGAATTAGGAGTTCTTTCAACTACAGATAATACACCATATAACGGtgagaataaataatttactgttgtcTTCTATtgagtaaaattgaaaataatatatataaaaaaaacatcaccAGTCCACAGTTAGCAACTACGGTAAACACACATACCTTTTGATGTATACTAACTAATCCACAGATGAGTTTTTTACATTTGAAACACAAATCTAATGAGATTAATCATTTTACATCTAAGATAACTGTTTTTAGTGtcacaataaatatcataatCTAGTCATTTTATACCTAAGATAACTGTTTTTAGTGtcacaataaatatcataatCTAGTCATTTTATACCTAAGATAACTGTTTTTAGTGtcacaataaatatcataatCTAGTCATTTTATACCTAAGATAACTGTTTTTAGTGtcacaataaatatcataatCTAGTCATTTTATACCTAAGATAACTGTTTTTAGTGtcacaataaatatcataatCTAGTCATTTTACACCTAAGATAACTGTTTTTAGTGtcacaataaatatcataatCTAGATTGCACAATTttaggataaaaatatttcaaaaacagtaattttccttaataattttgtgttttctaaaacaaaaaattgtgtttCACAGAAtcccttttgttattttttgttttgcttgtttttaaatttttgcaaagctacttgagggctatctatgctagccgtccctaatttggcagtgtgagactaaaggaaagacagctaatcatcaccatctaccgctaactcttgggctactcttttaccaatgaatagtgggattgaccgccacattataatgccccacgactgaaaggacgagcatgtttggtgcgacagggattcgaacccatgacccttagattgtgagtcgaatgcctaaacccacctggccatgctgggccttttttgttatttcaaactgATGTTTCACTCTCCAATGCGTCCATAAGAAAATGGTATTTCATGGTGTAGAGTTCCtgctttgttttttaagaaacCAACCAAACCTTttctttaatgattttaaaaggtttatcacaagaagttttgtaaaacatttccAGATTATATGGATCAGCAACatgaacaacattaaaacaagtgcaaataatttttatgtttactagTTCTCAAATGAAACAGAattacaaaattttgatattataatataaatgctTTAACTACagcttgtaatatttattgtaggtaaaaatataaaactaccaaATATGTACCCTGCACTGTAAAAGAAGGTATTCCAAAGATGCTATGGTTGATAAGAAAAACtcataaaatgtgaaactttaaGCATACATCATTCACTCCTTGGTGTACATCCATTAATATAAAAgtcacagtttaattacaactttcaattaagtaaaaacaatatataagtgAGAAACAAATACTACGTTGAAACATAGTACTAGTTTCAAACAGATACTCTCTCTTCTTACACCCAAAGCGTCTTAAATTCTTCAAATATGTTTCTCCTAGTTACTGAAGAAGTAATTTCTGGATTCTATACTCTCTTCTGTAACACTGTCTTCTCACACTCAGAGCACAAAGACATTTTAGCTATATCACACTCTTTAGAACTATTCAACAATTGTAATGTACCTACATACACAAATAATTCTTAATAAGTTCTATTAAGAATATTTTGTCTTGAGAAGATTAACCTTTTCATATCTTTAGGTTATAAGCACCCAGTGACAggtttaatttaaacattaacgAGATGAATGAAttcatattattaaagtttacGGTTTCTGTTTGACATGAAAAGTTATCTTGTggcttgtatttattttactatgtgTATTTAAGTATCGTGATTGATTTTACATAACAAATTGATTATAATTTCAATACTTTCAAGTTTTTTCTATTAGTAACATAAAACTCTACCTCTATTAATTCATCCCTTTGTTTTaagctttcttttaaaaattcaacttcTTCCTTCATTTCTTTGAAGTATCTATTTAGCTGATCATATGCctgaaaaaaacccacaaaaaacaaaGGTATATCACAACAAGTAACATAATcagaatattataaatacatgtaatatgtCATAAGAACACTTACAAATTGAGGGTATTACATGATACACAAAACTTTTATTGTACCAGTCAGCAGTCAAGGTGCCTTTAATTTCTTATCGTTCAACGGCTGCACTCGTTGAGATAATGTCTACACTTGCAACAGTCTCCCAACATACTTCAACAGATGTTGCATGCTGGCCATAATATCATTCTCTTCTCTACAAAACAGATGTTGCATGCTGGTCATAATATCATTCTCTTCTCTACAAAACAGATGTTGCATGCTGGCCATAACATCATTCTCTTCTCTACAAAACAGATGTTGCATGCTGGTCATAACATCATTCTCTTCTCTACAAAACAGATGTTGCATGCTGGTCATAATATCATTCTCTTCTCTACAAAACAGATGTTGCATGCTGGCCGTAATATCATTCTCTTCTCTACAAAACAGATGTTGCATGCTGGTCATAATATCATTCTCTTCTCTACAAAACAGATGTTGCATGCTGGTCATAATATCATTCTCTTCTCTACAAAACAGATGTTGCATGCTGGTCATAATATCATTCTCTTCTCTACAAAACAGATGTTGCATGCTGGTCATAATATCATTCTCTTCTCTACAAAACAGATGTTGCATGCTGGTCATAATATCATTCTCTTCTCTACAAAACAGATGTTGCATGCTGGCCATAATATCATTCTCTTCTCTACAAAACAGATGTTGCATGCTGGCCATAATATCGTTCTCTTCTCTACAAAACAGATGTTGCATGCTGGTCATAATATCATTCTCTTCTCTACAAAACAGATGTTGCATGCTGGCCGTAATATCATTCTCTTCTCTACAAAACAGATGTTGCATGCTGGCCATAATATCATTCTCGTCTCTACAAAACAGATGTTGCATGCTGGTCATAATATCATTCTCTTCTCTACAAAACAGATGTTGCATGCTGGTCATAATATCATTCTCTTCTCTACAAAACAGATGTTGCATGCTGGCGTAATATCATTCTCTTCTCTACAAAACAGATGTTGCATGCTGGTCATAATATCATTCTCTTCTCTACAAAACAGATGTTGCATGCTGGTCATAATATCATTCTCTTCTCTACAAAACAGATGTTGCATGCTGGCCGTAATATCATTCTCTTCTCTACAAAACAGATGTTGCATGCTGGCCATAATATCATTCTCTTCTCTACAAAACAGATGTTGCATGCTGGTCATAATATCATTCTCTTCTCTACAAAACAGATGTTGCATGCTGGTCATAATATCGTTCTCTTCTCTACAACTGACCCTCAGTGATTgttacaaaacaattaaaatttggaTTTATACGTAAAAAGAATGCTCTTCCTGCTTTACTCATTCAATTGTCTGAAGTTTGATGCTGACTTCAGGTTTTATTTACCTAAGTAGTGGTTCTTGGTCAGCTACACATCCACTGACATTACTTTGTGCTAACTGTACCTAGGTCATTGTAACAACAGGTACTGCATTCTTATGTTTCACTTACTATCTTTAGCTTCCATGCAGCTCTTctcaaaacatataatttttgcCTCAGTTTTTCACATGTAGTAATCTTCACCAGTCAAATCTTGGGTTAATGCATGCTTGTTCTGTGGTATTTCTGTGAACTGTGACAGTATTCTCCATACCACAGCCAGTCACAATGCAGACTTTCAACACATGACTATACTCTGATGTAGTTCATTTTCACACAATAGAAAAATCAATCCCACAACAGTTGCATTTCATACACATTTTATTCGACATTTCCACAATTATTTCCAGTAGTGCATTAATACACATACAATGTATATTACTGCTTAATAAGGTTTAAAAGTTATTAGATGATGTAACCACATAAGACATCTGTAAGTTTTAAAGGATGCACAACATCTGGTTCttattaatttacagatatgAAGTAGAAAACACAGCAATCACTACCATTACAATGTTCCACAACTAAGAAAAGAATTGTCAAAAGATTATCAGTTCTTAATATGACTCTTTTCATAATACATCTATAAAGCATTTCATGTACTTCTAATAAATACATCAATGAATGGACAAAAAGATAGAAAGATACTGTAAATATACATGCTCTGACAGAGGTTCATTTAACACTCactaaaaacatttgtgataaataaaaatatgcatcaGTAAGAAGTTAGCTACAAATGTAGCACAAATGTAGTACAAATGTAGCACACCTCTCTAAGGAGCAAGTTTTCACACACttacaagaaataataacaaatcacATTATCTTTACAAGAATGAAATTCCACAAAGAATACATCTTCATCCATTTCGAGAAAGAATAGACCCTCATCCCattcaaaatgttttcataaaagtcAAGGTACAGAGCATATCCAAAAGTCTGGAACCACGAATACTtcaataaattgtatagaatgaATTCCACATGTTGTATTTGTAATTCACAATAAGTTTTGATTAATTCAATCTTCTCATGCTCCGACAGTGCCATAATAGGTCACATACCTAGAATTTAAGAAAAGCCAAATCACCAATGGTTCCAGACACTTTGGATACTCTGCATTTGTGAAAATACTTGTAGAACCTTTACAAAAAAATACTTGTAGAACCTTTACAAAAAAATACTTGTAGAACCTTTACAAAACCTTACCCTGGACTTCTCTTTACAAAACCTTACCCTGGACTTCTCTTTATAATCTTTTTGTGCCTGAATATAATTTTCTTCCATTTCTTGTACTTCATCTTTCAAAGTGTCAACATTGTAAGTGAGAGATGATTTTTCATTATCAAGTTGTGCATTACTGATCATGGCTTTCTTAAACTTCTTGTCTAAATCTTGTAACTGATGCTGAAAAAGAAACCATTTTATTATCTTCAAAGAAAagctaattactcatgtcttttgttctttttttaagaaCTTAGTggttctataaaaatataaatattcatatttttgctCCAGCTTGAAACTGGAGTTGATTTATGATCCCAAAATAATCCCGaactcaaaaatattaaaaccacaAAGATTTATCTCAAGGAACAAACATATTGGCTTGTTTTCAATTTCatccaaagttacacgagggccatctgtactagccatccttacccactgccaattcttgacctactcttttaccaactaacagtggtGTTGACCATCACACACCCTTGTcagaaagttttttttgttttgttttttatttcttgcaaagctacacgagggctatcagagctagtcatccctaatttagcagtgtaagactagatggaagagagctagtcatccctaatttagcagtgtaagactagatggaagagagctagtcatcaccacccatcgctaactcttgagctactctttaccaaagaatagtgagattgaccatcacattataactcccccacagctgaaatagtgagcatgtttggtgctgtagggattcaaatccgcaaccctcacattatgaggtgagtgccttaaacacctagccatgccaggccattgaCAGAAAGAGAGAGTATATTCGATATGACAGAAATTAGAACCCGTAACCAACAAACTGCGAGTGAAGCACCTTAACTTAACTATTGGGTTGTGTCAACCAAGAAcagaaagaataataatatgtCACAGAAATGATACTGCTATGGATTCAACAAGTTATAACACTGTTTCATAATCTGATTTTATTCTAATGTTATATTATTCTATGTACTTGTTTTTTTGGAACTTGTGATTTCTACCTTTCATATTCTAGTCTTTTAACAATACAAACCAAGAGTTATAAATCATATATTACACATTTTCACTTGATAAGACATTACTACACTATTAATGGTTCTACCATAAAACATCTTAAATTTGTATGTGTGCAATACCTACAACATGAATCTTTATCTTTGAAGCTTTTACAACGTTctgaatatcataaaatattgagTTACATGCAGTACaaaacatcttgtaaaacaaattactacGCTTTTCTCACAATCCAACAGtacaaacattctgaatttaaaactttatgtgagtattgaaatatattttctgatgTAGTGTTTAAACACTGGTCCAACAAAAGTGAGAGAAGATCAGTAgaaccaacaacaaaaataatgtagtgtttaaacACTGGTCCAACAAAAGTGAGAGAAGATCAGTAGaaccaacaaaaaaaataatgtagtgtttCAAACACTGGTCTAACAAAAGTGAGAGAAGATCAGTAGaaccaacaaaaaaaataatgtagtgtttaaacACTGGTCCAACAAAAGTGAGAGAAGATCAGTAGaaccaacaaaaaaaataatgtgGTGTTTAAACACTGGTCCAACAAAAGTGAGAGAAGATCAGTAGaaccaacaaaaaaaataaacctGACTCTCGCCTGTACAaacttaataagaaataaaatatgcttaatataaaactacagaaacaaattaaagtaataaacatttgaaatgttgcTAAggtttaacagtaaataaatacacCAATAAAAAGTTTCAGATATTGcaacaaatttaaatttgttaataataaaattgataCACTACTGCAAACACATTTGTCATGCACTGTTACATTACCTAGATAGGACTCTTTTAGGCTACTTTCGACATCACAAACACATTCGTCATGCACGTTACATTACCTAGATAGGACTATATAGTTTAATTTCAGTATCACTTATCGTTATGTTCACTCTCACCTTTAACTCTCTAGTATTTTCATCACTTATGTCTTCACTGCTGCGTCTAGAGCTTGCATAAGATGAAGTATTTGAAACAAATGATGACGACCTTCCCTATAAACCAAAAAGTTGGTTACTTTTTATGTGCTCCACCTAATTTTATCCTTTATAATATCAACAGTCACaggttaaaaaaacaatgttatccTTGTATACTCAACTGTTTGCTTTGGACATTCACACAAAACTATTagaactatctgcactatccaTTACAAAGATTTAACTTAAAAGGAAACAGGACTAGGTCAACAGCCACCCATCAACCCTTGGACTACACTCATCTTAACTTTATGTGCACTCTTGTAACACACCTACAGCCCTAAAATGCATTAAACAGATTTTAGCACATGTGGTAACTGAACACGAACAAAGAGCTCCCAGATCCACAGTCTTGCGCATTAGTCACTGGTCATAATCAGCCAGACACCCTGGTATAAGTTGAACATAATGTACCacgttaattttttataaataaattacaaaatttataaccAAGTACACTTTACATAAGCTATATTTAAGCAGCTAtccaaaagttaaaaattatgatGTCAAGTTACATAATTTTCCAGAATAATTTTACGCTATAAAGTCAAAGCATGTATCAGTAGCTTAAACATGATTTATTTATCAGTGCCATAACACTTAAACATGATTTATTTATCAGTGCCATAACACTTAAACATGATTTATTTATCAATGCCATAACACTTAAACATGATTTATTTATCAATGCCATAACACTTAAACATGATTTATTTATCAATGCCATAACACTTAAACATGATTTGTTTATCAATGCCATAACACTTAAACATGATTTATTTATCAATGCCATAACACTTAAACATGATTTATTTATCAATGCCATAACACTTAAACATGATTTGTTTATCAATGCCATAACACTTAAACATGATTTGTTTATCAATGCCACAACACTTCTTCAGTAACCCGTGTTTACACACTCCACTCAATCTAAGTTGATATCGGttaacttttaatacaataaaattcaCCTTCTTCaattaatttgaaacattttaaaattcccCTTTTACAGTTTCCAAATAACACATAATTCATCCTTACAATTCTtaataaaacactgataaatatatttaaattttacactaGTCTGTAACTTCATATGGAAGGAAAACTGTTTCTCCCTGATGAAAAAGGCTCAGGTTATAGAGTTTTACATTTCTGTCTTAAATTGAACTTTTAATCATGTCTTCCCAACATCATGAAAACTATACTTATTCAACAATGATTTTGTGTGTTCTGTTAACACATTCAAAAATGGTTTTGTGTGTTCTGTTAACACATTCAACAATGGTTTTGTGTGTTCTGTTAACTTATTCAACAATGGTTTTGTGTgtt comes from Tachypleus tridentatus isolate NWPU-2018 chromosome 12, ASM421037v1, whole genome shotgun sequence and encodes:
- the LOC143234656 gene encoding leucine-rich repeat flightless-interacting protein 2-like isoform X4; its protein translation is MEQLIPAVLYFRNYRNFKAEARLAARRQARAEAREIRMRELEKQQKEADQQSDKHYEILNEPSRGRTGREGRSSSFVSNTSSYASSRRSSEDISDENTRELKHQLQDLDKKFKKAMISNAQLDNEKSSLTYNVDTLKDEVQEMEENYIQAQKDYKEKSRAYDQLNRYFKEMKEEVEFLKESLKQRDELIEDYGLVLVGGEETLVNGDVNANSSRNTPDSSTPVLLGRAALVSEEAAQILEEGGEGSLGVLCQINVFS
- the LOC143234656 gene encoding leucine-rich repeat flightless-interacting protein 2-like isoform X2 yields the protein MATVGSGRKRATTKLYSVEDQALDQIAREAEARLAARRQARAEAREIRMRELEKQQKEADQQSDKHYEILNEPSRGRTGREGRSSSFVSNTSSYASSRRSSEDISDENTRELKHQLQDLDKKFKKAMISNAQLDNEKSSLTYNVDTLKDEVQEMEENYIQAQKDYKEKSRAYDQLNRYFKEMKEEVEFLKESLKQRDELIEDYGLVLVGGEETLVNGDVNANSSRNTPDSSTPVLLGRAALVSEEAAQILEEGGEGSLGVLCQINVFS
- the LOC143234656 gene encoding leucine-rich repeat flightless-interacting protein 2-like isoform X1, whose product is MATVGSGRKRATTKLYSVEDQALDQIAREAEARLAARRQARAEAREIRMRELEKQQKEADQQSDKHYEILNEPSRGRTGREGRSSSFVSNTSSYASSRRSSEDISDENTRELKHQLQDLDKKFKKAMISNAQLDNEKSSLTYNVDTLKDEVQEMEENYIQAQKDYKEKSRVRFCKEKSRAYDQLNRYFKEMKEEVEFLKESLKQRDELIEDYGLVLVGGEETLVNGDVNANSSRNTPDSSTPVLLGRAALVSEEAAQILEEGGEGSLGVLCQINVFS
- the LOC143234656 gene encoding leucine-rich repeat flightless-interacting protein 2-like isoform X3, which translates into the protein MEQLIPAVLYFRNYRNFKAEARLAARRQARAEAREIRMRELEKQQKEADQQSDKHYEILNEPSRGRTGREGRSSSFVSNTSSYASSRRSSEDISDENTRELKHQLQDLDKKFKKAMISNAQLDNEKSSLTYNVDTLKDEVQEMEENYIQAQKDYKEKSRVRFCKEKSRAYDQLNRYFKEMKEEVEFLKESLKQRDELIEDYGLVLVGGEETLVNGDVNANSSRNTPDSSTPVLLGRAALVSEEAAQILEEGGEGSLGVLCQINVFS
- the LOC143234656 gene encoding leucine-rich repeat flightless-interacting protein 2-like isoform X5 — encoded protein: MRELEKQQKEADQQSDKHYEILNEPSRGRTGREGRSSSFVSNTSSYASSRRSSEDISDENTRELKHQLQDLDKKFKKAMISNAQLDNEKSSLTYNVDTLKDEVQEMEENYIQAQKDYKEKSRVRFCKEKSRAYDQLNRYFKEMKEEVEFLKESLKQRDELIEDYGLVLVGGEETLVNGDVNANSSRNTPDSSTPVLLGRAALVSEEAAQILEEGGEGSLGVLCQINVFS